CCCAGGAGCGAGGCGGCGCGGCGGGCCTCCAGAACCCGCGCGTTGCCGAGTGCGCGCATGTCCGCCGCGCTGGGATCGAGCACCCGGCGCGTGAGCATGGCGTCGAACTCGAACCCGTCCCCGGCGGTCGCCCACACGATGGTCACGTCCGCGCCGGCCGCGCGGGCCTGCTGGATCATCCCGGCGCAGCACAGCGTCTCGTCATCCGGGTGCGGCGAGAGCATCAACACGCGCTCACCACGGGTGAAGGCCGGCGCCGGTGGAAGCGCCGCCACCCGGTCGGCCCCGGCGTCGTACAGCTGCGCCACCTGTGGGGAGTTGATCCACACGGCCAGGATCAGCAGGGCCAGCAGCGTCAGCGGAACGACGGGTCGGCGAAGCGTCCGGCGGTTCATTTGAGGATGTTCACCGCCCGGCTGGCCACCAGGATGACCGTCAGCATGGACGTGGCCGCCTGCAGCATCATCAGCCCCTTGGCCCGCCGGCTCAGCGGCAGCGCGTCGGTGGGGCTGAACGCCGAGCCGTTGGTGAACGCCAGGAACAGGTAGTCGAGGTACATCGGCCGCCACGGGGGCGTGGTGGGGGCCAGCGTCATCTGCGGGAACAGGAAGTCCGGGGGCTTGCCGATCAGACCGCGGCGCAGCGGGCCGCCCTGATCCATCTCCCAGTACCACAGGCTGAAGACCAGTACGTTGGTGACCCAGATGTTCAGGGCACCGGCCAGCAGGCTGACCCCGCTGGCACCGCTGCCGCGCAGCAGGCTGAGCACCAGGAGCGCCAGGGACGAGAGGTTGGTCAGGTGCAGCAGGGCGATCACGGCGATGGCCAGGACGCGGCTGTCCCGGGCCCAGGGCGTCACCCGGGCTTCCAGCCGAACCAGGTGCCGGCGGGCCCGTCCACGCACAACCACCAGCGGCACGAGCATCAGCCCCTCCAGGCTGGGCAGCAGCCACGTGGGGCCGAGGGTCAGGTGCTCGCTCAGCGCCAGGTTCAGGCCGATCACCGCCAGGATGGCAAGGCGAGCTGGCCACAGTGACTCGGGCGGCAGAGGCACTGTCATGTGGCCGGGAACCTGAGGTGAACCTGAAAGGTGGTGGCCGTCCACTCTGGGATGAGCTGGGCATGCCAGCGCCGCGCGAGGGCCGACACCAGGGCGAGGCCCAGGCCGCTGCCCTCCACGCTCTGCACGCCCGCGCCACGCTCGAAGGGCAGCAGCAGCCGGGGCCAGTCGTCCCGCGCCGGCCCAGGCCCGAGACTCTCCACGCTGAGTTCACGCGCCGCGGTGCGGATCCAGATGACGTCACCGTCGCCGTACTTCAGGGCGTTCTCCAGCAGGTTGCCCAGCGCCCGGGCCACGCCGTCTGGCTCGGCGTGTACCTCCGTAGGCTCGATCTCAAGGGCCAGACGTTTGCCCTGCGCATGAGCCGTATCCTCGAACACTTCGCTGGCGCCGACCGCCACGGCCGCCAGATCGACCGGCTGGAGGGCCACCGGCGCCTCGCTGCGGGCGAGGGCCAGCAGCCCTTCGGTGAGGTCCTGGAGCGCCTCCACGCGGCCCCGCATGCCCAGCAGGGCGCGCTCGTACTCCGCCGCCTCGCGCGGGCGTTTGAGGGTCAGGTCGAGCCGCCCGCGCAGGACGGTCAGCGGGGTGCGCAACTCGTGCGCGGCCGTGCGGGCGAAGTTCTTCTCCCGCTCGATGGTGTGCGACAGGCCGTCCAGCATGGAGTTCACGGTTCTCGTCAGGCGGGCCATCTCATCGTTGCCCGGCGCCTGGAGCACCCGCTCGGCGTAGTCGCCCCGGCGGGCGATCGCGTCGGCCGTGCGGACCACGGCGTCCACGGGGCGCAGGGCGCGGTCGGCCAGCCAGTACCCGGCCGCGCAGGCGGCCGCAATCATAAAGACGCTGCCGATCAGGAGCAACTTGGCCAGCGTCTCCAGAAAGCCCGAGAGCGCCTCGGTGGAACGCGACACCCGCAGCACCAGACCCTCGACAGGCAGGGTCAACACGCGGCGGGCGTCCTCAGTACCGAGGCCCGGCGTGACCGGAAACTGCGTGCGAGTGCCTTCCGAAGCGTTGCCAGCCCGCGCGATTACCTGTCCGTCTGGACGCAGGAGTTCGATGCTCAGATCAGCGTTGGGGTTCAGGTCTGGGGTGAATGCCGTCTGTCCGTCCACCCGCTCGATGCTGGCACGCGCCACGCTGGCCGTTTCCTGCAGCGTGGCGTCGAGGGACGCGCCCAGCGCCCGTTCGGCCGCAAAGTACACGCCCGCGCCGCCCAGCACGACGGTCACGGCGAACACGAGCGCGTATCCGAGGGTCAGTTTGATGCGAAGGCTCAGGTTCGCAATCATCCTGCGCCGCCCAGCCGGTATCCAGTGCCGCGCAGCGTAACGATGAGCGTGTCGTCGGTCTTGCGCCGGATGATGCTGACGTACACGTCGATCACCTTGGGTTCGACGTTCGCGTCCCCGCTCCACAGGCGGTCGATGATCTCGTCGCGGGTGAACACCCGCCCCGGGTTCAGGGCCAGGAGTTCCAGCAGCCCGAACTCCCGGCGGGCGAGGTCGGCGCGGACGCCCGCGCGGTACAGCTCCCGGCCCGCCAGATCCATGACCCAGCCGCCCGGGAGCTGCACGGTGTTCTGGGCGTTCCCACTGGCCCGGCGCAGCAGGGCGCGCACCCGGGCGCTCAGCTCGGTGAAGTCAAAGGGTTTGAGCAGGTAATCGTCACCGCCGGCGTCGAGGCCCTGAACGCGGTCGGCGACCGTGCCGCGCGCCGTCAGGTACAGGATCGGGGTGACCACCCCAGCAGCGCGCAGCTGCCGGCCCAGCACGTACCCGGCGTCGATGCCCTCGGGCAGCATCACGTCCACGATCAGCAGGCCGTACGGAAAGAGCTGAGCCAGCTCCGCACCGACCGTGGCGCTGGGGGCCACGTCGATCTCATAGCCGTCCTCGCTCAACCCGTCGCGGAGCAGTTCCGCGATGTGTGGGTCGTCCTCGACGATCAACAGCCGCATCAGACGCGCCTCAGGAACAGCAAGACCGCGAGTGTGGCCATGACGCACGTCAATCCCGTCAGCGCCCCGGCCAGGACGTCGGTGGGGTAGTGCACGCCCAGCACCACGCGCGAGAGGCCCATCAGCGCAGCGTAGACGACGCCTGCGCCCAGCACCACCCACCGCCAGCGGCTCCGCCATGCCAGAACGATCAGCACGGCGGCGAGCGCGGCCGCGGCCGTGGCATGTCCGCTGGGGAACGACAGCCCCGAGACATACACGTCGCTTGGCCACAGGTCTGGACGCGGCCGGCCATACGCGAGCTTGAGCAGCCACTGCGTCGCCTCGGCCAGCCACAACCCCACACCAGCGAACAGCGCCAGGTGCCACCGTCTGCGGAACCCCAGGAGCAGGGGCAGCAGGATGAACAGTGGCGTGGTCACCCACGGGCCGCCTACGGCGTTCATCACATGCCCGAAGAGCTGCAGGCCCGCGCCCGTGTGGGCGTGCAGCCATGCCATAGCGCCGATGTCCGGCGTGATCGGTTGGCGTTCAAGCACCTCGCTGCCGAGGCCCAGTACGCCAGCAGCGGGCACGGCCGATGCAGCGATGGGCCAGACCCACAAGGGGCGCTTCACCGTGCGGGGCGTCTGAACGGGTGCGGTCATCATGCCGCGCAGCATCCCCGCGCCAGGTTAAGGTGGGGTATACCGTCGCCTGAGTCCCAACGCATCGACCGCCGAGAAGGGTGTGAGCTGTCCTCTTCACTCAGGCAGCGGTGCAGCTCCGTAACGCTCTCGGAGACTACCTCCCAATCGGCCAAAACCAGCAGCACCATGGGCCGGGGAACGTCCATGTCGTGATCCCGCGGCCCTGCCCTCTGACGGGCCCGTGACCCATTGGGCGCACCGGCCCTCCTCACCATCCCGGGCAGCGTGACCCTGCTCTTCTGGGGACCTCAGTGCGCTTTCCGGTCCTCTGGGGCCGGCGCCAGGGCATACAGCGAGACCAGCGCGGCCGAGATATCTCGGAAGATGGGGGCCGCCACCTGGGAGCCCTGATACTCCCGCTGGGCGCCGCGCACCATCACCGCCACCGTGAACTGGGGTCGGTCGGCCGGCAGAAAGCCCGCGAACGTCGAGGAGAATACCGACTCGCTGTAGCGGCCGCTGACCACCACCTGGGCGGTGCCGGTCTTGCCGCCCACGTGGTAGCCCGGCAGCGCCGCCTTGCCCCGGATCCCGTCATCAATCACCCCATGCAGCACCTCGCGCATGCGGGCGGCGGTGGCAGGCGCAAGCACCGGTCGGGTTCGCACGGGTACCGCAGCGGTCAGGCGGGGCGTGACGTACCGCCCATCGGCGGCCAGTACGTTGAACGCCGCCGCGAGCTGCAGGGTGGTGACCGTCAGGCCCTGACCGAAGGCCATGGTGGCCTGCGACAGTTCCGTCCATGCCGTGGCGTCCCGCACCCGGCCGTCACCGGCCGGCAGGGCCAGCGTGACGGGTCGTCCCAGGCCGAACGCGGCGAAGGCGCGGCGAAGCTGCGGGGCCGGCACGCCCTCCACGAGGCGCGTCATGCCGACATTGCTGGAGTACCGCAGGATCTCCCGGGTACTCAGGCGGGCCGGGTGGGGCACGATGTCGTGGATGGCCGCGCGCGCCACGCGCCGCACCATCGGCGTGTCATACCGCGTCTCCGGCGTCGTCAGGCCAGCGTCGAGCAGAGCGGCGACCGTCAACGCCTTGATCACGCTGCCCGGCTCATACTCGTCAAGCAGGGCCCGGTTGCGCCAGCGTCCCGCCGGGGCTGTCCGCCACGACGCCGGCGCGAACCCGGGCACAGTCGCCACGGCGCGCAGGTCACCCGTCCGGGTGTCCATCACGATGGCGTTGGCGTACTGGGCTGACGTGCGCCGCACGGCCTGGATCAGGACCTCCTCGACAGCGTCCTGAACGCGGGCGTCCAGGGTCAACGTCACGTCCTCACCCCGCTGCAGGGCCGCGTCGAAGGCCCGCTCGGCCCCCTCCAGACCCGCCGAGGTCCCGACAAACCCCACGACCGGCCCTGCCACCGCGCCCTGCGGATACCGCCGGTCATGCAGCGGCCCGGAGGCGAGCACTGTTCCGTCGGCGCTCCGCAGGGCGCCCCGGACGGGCGTGACCGTGGTCCGCGGCTCCGAAGGCGCGAGGGCCAGCCGGGTAAACGCCGAGCCCAGCATCATCAGCGGGAGCAGGAGCAGCACCGTGATGAACCGCAGGCGGCGGGGCGGGTGGGTGGCCGCGCTGCTCGTCAGGACGTCCGCCCCCACAAACACGCCGCGCTCGTCAGGGCACGGTCGGCGCCGGGCAGACCGGGGAGAGGTGCAGGGCTCACCACGGCATGGTAACCGCCGCGTGTTGCCGTTCTGTAAACGTCCGCGCCCTTTACACCACCTGAACACGCAGTCCTTACCCTGCAGCGTGTGCACCACCACGCCACCTTCTGGGCATGGCGCTCTCGCCTGGCCCACCCGCTCCCACCCCGCGGACTTGTCGACCTTATGTGGGGCGCGGCGCTGGGTGCTGTCCTGATCACGCCTGCGGCCGTGCTCGCGCCGCTGCCACTGGCCGCCCTGCACCGCCGCGTGGCGCTCAGCGCGGGCGGTCCACAGGCCCTGCGCCACGCGTTCTGGTTCGCGCTGGGCTGTTTCGCAGTGCACCTTGCGTGGCTGCCGCGCAGCATGGCGGACGTGTTGGGGCCGCTGGGCGGCCTACTGACCCTGCTGGTGCTGCCGGCCGCCGCCATGACGTGGGCCGCGCCCCTGGCCTTGATCCGGGTGGTCTTCGGACCCCGCACCCTCCTCGCCCTCCCGTTCGGCTGGGTGATCCTCGAGGCGCTCCGCACCCTCGGCCCACTGGCTTTCCCGTGGGGCACGCCCGGCTACGCCCTGATCCAGACGCCACTGGCTCAACTCGCCAGCGTGGGGGGCGTGCCCCTGCTCACGCTGCTCGTCACCGGCACCGCCAGCGTCTTGGCGGGGCTGGGTGCCCGCCGCCCGGCCCTGCTCGGCACGCTCGTCGTGTGGAGTGTGGGGACGGCCGTCGGCCTGTGGATCACACCGAAAGCCGTCCCCGCCCCGCGTTCGGCTGTGCTCGTGCAGGGCAACATCGACCCGCTGCACAAGACTCAGGGACGCACGCTGGAAGAACTTCAGGTCTACCTCGACCTCACGCGGCGCGCCCTACAGACCGGCCCAGCCGACGTGGTCGTGTGGCCTGAGACGGCCAGTCCGCTGCCGCCCTCGGATCCGCGCACACTCGAGGCCCTGAGACGACTACTGTCCCCCCTGATCGTGGGCGCGCCGGGAGACGTGCCCGGTCAGGCCCGCAACAGCGCGTACGGCGTGGACGGCACGGTGACTGGACGGCAGGACAAACGCGTTCCCGTGCCGTTCGGGGAGCGCCTGCCCTTCGCAGGTGTGCTCGGCGGCGTGTACCGACCGGTTCTCGACCGCCTCGGGATGGCCGGGTACACGAACCTCACGCCCGGCACGGCCCTGAACGTGCTGCCCCTCCGGCTTCTGCGGGCCGGCATCAGCATCTGCTACGAGTCCGTGTTTGCGCGGCTCAGCCGTCAGGCCGTCCGCGCCGGGGCGAACGTGCTCGTGGTGATCTCCAATGACGCGTGGTTCGGGCGAGGAGCGGGCGCCGAGCAGCATTTCCAGATGGGCCGCCTGCGCGCCATTGAGACGCGGCGGTTTGTGCTGCGGGCCGGGAATGATGGCGTCAGCGCCGTGATTGACCCATGGGGCCGCGTGACGACGCGTGCGCCCCGGGGGGAACGCGGCACGTACCGCGCACCCTTCGGCCTACAGGACACGCGGACACTGTACGTGCGGTTCGGTGACTGGGCCGTGTGGCTCAGTGTCCTGTCACTCGCCGTGCTGGCGGGCGGCCGGAAATGCACCCCGAGCCGACACACCTGACCGCTTCAGCGGCCCCCCGTGCCCTGCCGGTTCCCAGATTACCCGCCCGCCACACTCCGGACGACCCCTCGGACGTGCAGGAGTCGCAGACGCGGGACGCCCGGCGCGCTGGCGGGGCGTCACCCTCGTGAGCGGCACGCCAGCGCCGCCCTCATCCGACTGACGCCGCGACACGCAGCGCCGGGCTGGCCCGATCCTCGCGAACCAGCGTCCACGTGAAGGTGCTGCCCCGCCCCACGGCAGAGCGCACCCCGAGCTCGCCGCCCATCGCGCGGGCCAGGCCGCGGGAAATGGTAAGGCCCACGCCGCTGCCCTCCCCGCGCGTCCGGGCCGCGTCCGCGCGGAAGAAGCGCTCAAAGATCCGCTCGAGATGCTCCGGGGCGATGCCGGCTCCGGTGTCACTCACCGTCACGGCCACGCCACGCCCCTCTCGGCGCACGTCCACCCGCACCGTTCCGCCGCGCGGCGTGTGGCTCAGGGCGTTGCGCAACAGGTTGGCCAGGATCTGGTGGGCGCGTTCCGGGTCCAGCGGGACGACGAGGTCCTCCGCAGGACGCCGGATCGCCAGGGTCACGCCGCGCTCCTCGAAGGCCAGCACGAAGCGCTCCTGCACCTGCGCGAGCAGCTCGGCCACATCGACCTCCATCACCCTGAGTTCGACCCGGCCCGCCTCGACCCGGCTGACCAGGCTCAGGTCGCCCACCAGGCGCTCCATGCCGGCCACTTCCCGCGCGACCGCCTGTAGCGCCTGCGGAACGGGCAGGATGCCGTCCTGGGCCGCTTCCACGTACCCGCGCACCGCACTGACCGGGGTGCGCAGTTCATGGGCGACGTTCCCGATCAGTTCCACCCGCGACTGCTCGACCCGCTCCAGCGCCCCGGCCAGGACGTTGAAGCTGTGGGCGAGCTGCGCCAGTTCGTCCTGCCCGCCTTCCGGCAGGCGCCGGCCGTACTCTCCGGCGGCCAGCGCCCGGCTGCCGTCCTGCAGGGTCCGCACGGACGCCGTCACCTGGCGCGCCGCCACCCACGCCGCCAGGGCCGCCACCCCGAGGGCGAGCGGCAGGGCCGTGAGCAGCGCCCACGTCAGGGTGGCTCGCATACCTACATACAGGTCGGGCCGCAGCCGCGCGCCCTGTGGGCCGATCAGGCGGACCATCTGATCGACGTGATGTCCGATGAACGGATGGGCCGCGACTTCCGCCGCCGCGACCAGCACCACGGCCATGACCACGACGACCGTCAGGTGGTGGAGCAGCAGACGGGGAAACAGGCGCACGTCACTCCTCCCGGAAACGGTAGCCCAGCCCCCGGACGGTTTCGATGAACGTCGGGGCGTCCGGGTCATCCCCCAGTTTGCGCCGAACCGAGGCGATGTGCACGTCCACCACGCGGGTCACCCCTGGGTAGTTGGGACCCCACACGCGTTCCATCAGCCGCTCGCGCGCCCAGATGAGCCCCGGGTACTGCGCAAGGGTGGCGAGAAGATCGAATTCCGTGCGCGACAGCGTGACCGGCTGCCCACGCAACGTCACCGTCCGCCCAGGCAGGTTCAGGGACAGCTCACCGGCCACGATGCGCTCCCCGACGCCTGCGCGGCGCAGCAGCGCCCGCACGCGGGCCACCACTTCGCGCGGACTGAACGGCTTGACCACGTAATCGTCCGCACCGGCATTCAGTCCGCGCAGGCGGTCTTCCTCCTCGCCGCGGGCGGTCAGCAGGAGCACGGGCAGTTGCGGATACTCCTGCCGTGCGTACGCCGTGAGGTCCACGCCGCTCATCCCAGGCAGCATCCAGTCCAGAACAGCCACGTCTGCACGGGCCAGCAGCGGCAACGCGGCCAGACCATGATCCTCGGTCTCCACCCGGTGCCCGTCCGCGCGCAGATACGCCTCCAAGATCTCCACGATGGCCGGGTCGTCATCCACGATCAGCACGGTGGCCACAGCACCTCCAGCCAATGACGGCCGTCCCAATGGGCCGGGACGGCCCACGACCCGGCGGCCGTCACGACCGCCCCACAGTGGACGCGCCGGCCAGCACCTTCGCGCTCGCGCCGTCGGGCGTCAGGAACTCCCCGGTGGCCGCCGAGCGGTCGTCGGGCCGGGTCCGCAGGCGCCACAGCATGTAGATGCTCACGATGATCAGCGTAATGGAGATCAGGTGCGTTTCCGTGAACAGCCCGATGCCCGGCGCGTTCAGGCCCTGGTTCAGGTAGGCCTTGGGAAACAGCGGGTTCAGGCGGAAGGTCTCCTCCCAGCCGGCACGCAGGACCGAGTACCACAGCCAGAACTGCCAGAACGCCCACCCGGACTTGCGCGACCGCAGCCAGTAGAACGCCGCGACCGACAGGATGATCCCGATGATCACGCCGTACATCTGCGTGAAGTGCACCGGCGCGGTCATCACGACCTGCCCGCCGATGGTCTGGCAGTACTGCGACAGGTCCAGGTCCGGGTTGGGGTTCGGCACGCACATGCCCTCGTGGAACGCCCGCGCGGACGCCGGCCAGTGGAACCCGATGGGCCACCCGGTCACGCGGCCCACGGTATCGGTGCCGTTCATGATGTTCCCGATGCGCCCGCCGATCACGCCGAAGGCCACGCCCGGCACCGCGAGGTCCGCGTAGCGGAAGAAGTCGAAGCGGTACCGGCGCGCGAAGTAGATGATCGTCAGGATCCCGCCGATCAGGCCGCCGTGGATGCTGATGCCCCCGGCGCGCAGGTTCACGATGTCCAGCAGCACGCGCGGAAAGGGCGTGCCGGCGAACTGGTGCCACGACGTCGCCACGAACACCAGGCGCGCGCCCACCAGACCCCACACGATCATCCACAGGATCATGTCGTTGAAGAGGTCCACGTTCAGGCCGCGCGCCCGCGCCATGCGGGTGCCGACCCACACGCCGGCCACGATGCCCAGCGTGATCAGCACCCCGTACCAGGCGATGGTGAACCCACCGATGTTCAGAAAGACAGGATGCGTAGTGACCTCCGGCGCTCAGGATGGGTGCCCTGATCTCTCCAGA
This is a stretch of genomic DNA from Deinococcus metalli. It encodes these proteins:
- a CDS encoding prolipoprotein diacylglyceryl transferase produces the protein MNIGGFTIAWYGVLITLGIVAGVWVGTRMARARGLNVDLFNDMILWMIVWGLVGARLVFVATSWHQFAGTPFPRVLLDIVNLRAGGISIHGGLIGGILTIIYFARRYRFDFFRYADLAVPGVAFGVIGGRIGNIMNGTDTVGRVTGWPIGFHWPASARAFHEGMCVPNPNPDLDLSQYCQTIGGQVVMTAPVHFTQMYGVIIGIILSVAAFYWLRSRKSGWAFWQFWLWYSVLRAGWEETFRLNPLFPKAYLNQGLNAPGIGLFTETHLISITLIIVSIYMLWRLRTRPDDRSAATGEFLTPDGASAKVLAGASTVGRS
- a CDS encoding HAMP domain-containing sensor histidine kinase — translated: MRLFPRLLLHHLTVVVVMAVVLVAAAEVAAHPFIGHHVDQMVRLIGPQGARLRPDLYVGMRATLTWALLTALPLALGVAALAAWVAARQVTASVRTLQDGSRALAAGEYGRRLPEGGQDELAQLAHSFNVLAGALERVEQSRVELIGNVAHELRTPVSAVRGYVEAAQDGILPVPQALQAVAREVAGMERLVGDLSLVSRVEAGRVELRVMEVDVAELLAQVQERFVLAFEERGVTLAIRRPAEDLVVPLDPERAHQILANLLRNALSHTPRGGTVRVDVRREGRGVAVTVSDTGAGIAPEHLERIFERFFRADAARTRGEGSGVGLTISRGLARAMGGELGVRSAVGRGSTFTWTLVREDRASPALRVAASVG
- a CDS encoding peptidoglycan D,D-transpeptidase FtsI family protein, which translates into the protein MFVGADVLTSSAATHPPRRLRFITVLLLLPLMMLGSAFTRLALAPSEPRTTVTPVRGALRSADGTVLASGPLHDRRYPQGAVAGPVVGFVGTSAGLEGAERAFDAALQRGEDVTLTLDARVQDAVEEVLIQAVRRTSAQYANAIVMDTRTGDLRAVATVPGFAPASWRTAPAGRWRNRALLDEYEPGSVIKALTVAALLDAGLTTPETRYDTPMVRRVARAAIHDIVPHPARLSTREILRYSSNVGMTRLVEGVPAPQLRRAFAAFGLGRPVTLALPAGDGRVRDATAWTELSQATMAFGQGLTVTTLQLAAAFNVLAADGRYVTPRLTAAVPVRTRPVLAPATAARMREVLHGVIDDGIRGKAALPGYHVGGKTGTAQVVVSGRYSESVFSSTFAGFLPADRPQFTVAVMVRGAQREYQGSQVAAPIFRDISAALVSLYALAPAPEDRKAH
- a CDS encoding response regulator transcription factor, producing the protein MRLLIVEDDPHIAELLRDGLSEDGYEIDVAPSATVGAELAQLFPYGLLIVDVMLPEGIDAGYVLGRQLRAAGVVTPILYLTARGTVADRVQGLDAGGDDYLLKPFDFTELSARVRALLRRASGNAQNTVQLPGGWVMDLAGRELYRAGVRADLARREFGLLELLALNPGRVFTRDEIIDRLWSGDANVEPKVIDVYVSIIRRKTDDTLIVTLRGTGYRLGGAG
- the lnt gene encoding apolipoprotein N-acyltransferase, with the translated sequence MHHHATFWAWRSRLAHPLPPRGLVDLMWGAALGAVLITPAAVLAPLPLAALHRRVALSAGGPQALRHAFWFALGCFAVHLAWLPRSMADVLGPLGGLLTLLVLPAAAMTWAAPLALIRVVFGPRTLLALPFGWVILEALRTLGPLAFPWGTPGYALIQTPLAQLASVGGVPLLTLLVTGTASVLAGLGARRPALLGTLVVWSVGTAVGLWITPKAVPAPRSAVLVQGNIDPLHKTQGRTLEELQVYLDLTRRALQTGPADVVVWPETASPLPPSDPRTLEALRRLLSPLIVGAPGDVPGQARNSAYGVDGTVTGRQDKRVPVPFGERLPFAGVLGGVYRPVLDRLGMAGYTNLTPGTALNVLPLRLLRAGISICYESVFARLSRQAVRAGANVLVVISNDAWFGRGAGAEQHFQMGRLRAIETRRFVLRAGNDGVSAVIDPWGRVTTRAPRGERGTYRAPFGLQDTRTLYVRFGDWAVWLSVLSLAVLAGGRKCTPSRHT
- a CDS encoding sensor histidine kinase; amino-acid sequence: MIANLSLRIKLTLGYALVFAVTVVLGGAGVYFAAERALGASLDATLQETASVARASIERVDGQTAFTPDLNPNADLSIELLRPDGQVIARAGNASEGTRTQFPVTPGLGTEDARRVLTLPVEGLVLRVSRSTEALSGFLETLAKLLLIGSVFMIAAACAAGYWLADRALRPVDAVVRTADAIARRGDYAERVLQAPGNDEMARLTRTVNSMLDGLSHTIEREKNFARTAAHELRTPLTVLRGRLDLTLKRPREAAEYERALLGMRGRVEALQDLTEGLLALARSEAPVALQPVDLAAVAVGASEVFEDTAHAQGKRLALEIEPTEVHAEPDGVARALGNLLENALKYGDGDVIWIRTAARELSVESLGPGPARDDWPRLLLPFERGAGVQSVEGSGLGLALVSALARRWHAQLIPEWTATTFQVHLRFPAT
- a CDS encoding response regulator transcription factor gives rise to the protein MATVLIVDDDPAIVEILEAYLRADGHRVETEDHGLAALPLLARADVAVLDWMLPGMSGVDLTAYARQEYPQLPVLLLTARGEEEDRLRGLNAGADDYVVKPFSPREVVARVRALLRRAGVGERIVAGELSLNLPGRTVTLRGQPVTLSRTEFDLLATLAQYPGLIWARERLMERVWGPNYPGVTRVVDVHIASVRRKLGDDPDAPTFIETVRGLGYRFREE
- a CDS encoding phosphatase PAP2 family protein; this translates as MMTAPVQTPRTVKRPLWVWPIAASAVPAAGVLGLGSEVLERQPITPDIGAMAWLHAHTGAGLQLFGHVMNAVGGPWVTTPLFILLPLLLGFRRRWHLALFAGVGLWLAEATQWLLKLAYGRPRPDLWPSDVYVSGLSFPSGHATAAAALAAVLIVLAWRSRWRWVVLGAGVVYAALMGLSRVVLGVHYPTDVLAGALTGLTCVMATLAVLLFLRRV